From one Plectropomus leopardus isolate mb chromosome 8, YSFRI_Pleo_2.0, whole genome shotgun sequence genomic stretch:
- the LOC121946765 gene encoding uncharacterized protein LOC121946765, translating into MRFGTALAFVAAVVSPLLLDCATTCQMRNQNGFVKRDCPVKLTPVPIQDSKSHYSECVTVHVWIKSEDVSKCPKIEILSSSEVFRPTFKTRNKNRQTERKRTCYNETKQYEKQVKCGTKQYSNASSAVWELVHDCIEAKAKTVVSVTYSTTSSSCRVTYTVPDPIPRFDLSVNQSTKSISVTVEPGDKVYTRWCYKKTAGFCKATFPNRITIDPSQSRSAVLNIPYLLPCVCVQAYYTREDSKRHEKCLFENDTLTDFSDVWPSSDVELFESYLMLSLECPASDLKISASLCWRLNEHLCIPVLNTTLERTEFVTEARYYTSGVDKHPQMCVQFSLQGSHNISCRFQPDMSSWEVYIEPGKQSVFLHFTSVVPAKFSAQLCVLNKSECTLIGQVHSVTMSGNTTIMRMNVPLHSLAEKPCVKVWQSDPALLGGRILCPDYTHNRCGMYAVAALIFVVIVALLGVFIHRLTRSGATGWLCIQEPVLLVGSSEQSAHVSAMCALASILQGELNAVVHMALWAQSSQTQTGTGVADLGPLPWLYGQWETVRKAQGKVLIVWSPEANRVYEKQREERASSDKTERQVEDYNKAEVRHEKMRVEMEEDMNLNGRKVGKCKKQKASRTRDSFKLYDDKNWHAHREPSTVIAPVFTAALACLEGALQVGKCQGVALVYFQGLCHTRDIPKAFRGIPRYCLPKDFSGLIQELGGMRRQTKTGKFWCHCWPRLLPKVLSVWLARQLSQRLQTLLPQTQEEKMQGPSVTSSVKKTSDKTQSRLKLPLAANMAGPGTVQEHEPLHELPW; encoded by the exons ATGCGTTTCGGCACCGCGCTCGCTTTTGTTGCCGCCGTGGTGTCTCCACTGCTGCTGGACTGCGCCACAACATGTCAG ATGAGGAATCAAAATG GTTTTGTTAAAAGAGACTGCCCTGTGAAACTGACCCCAGTTCCAATTCAGGACTCTAAGAGCCATTACTCTGAATGTGTCACAGTCCATGTGTGGATAAAGTCTGAAG ATGTCTCTAAATGCCCAAAGATTGAAATTCTCTCATCATCAGAAGTATTTAGGCCTACcttcaaaacaagaaacaaaaatagacaaacagaaagaaaaagaacg TGctacaatgaaacaaaacaatatgaaaaacaaGTCAAGTGTGGCACAAAGCAGTACAGCAATGCCAGTTCTGCTGTG tggGAGCTGGTTCATGATTGTATTGAGGCTAAAGCAAAAACAGTTGTTTCTGTGACCTACAGCACGACATCCTCCAGCTGCCGTGTCACTTACACGGTGCCAG ATCCCATACCAAGATTTGATCTGTCTGTGAACCAGTCTACTAAATCCATCTCTGTCACCGTGGAGCCTGGAGACAAAGTCTACACCAGATGGTgttacaaaaaaactgcaggatTCTGCAAGGCAACTTTCCCCAACAGAATTACT ATTGATCCATCTCAGTCTCGATCAGCTGTTCTTAACATCCCTTACTTgctgccctgtgtgtgtgtgcag GCGTATTACACCCGTGAAGATTCCAAGCGACATGAAAAATGCCTGTTTGAAAACGACACCCTTACAG ATTTCAGCGATGTTTGGCCCTCCTCTGATGTCGAACTGTTTGAGTCATATTTGATGTTGAGTTTGGAGTGTCCTGCCAGTGACCTGAAGatctctgcctccctctgctGGAGGCTGAACGAACACCTCTGCATACCTGTGCTCAACACCACGTTGGAGAGGACGGAGTTTGTAACCGAAGCG CGGTATTACACATCAGGAGTGGACAAACACCCTCAGATGTGTGTACAG ttttctctACAAGGCAGCCATAATATCTCTTGCCGATTCCAGCCTG ATATGTCTTCATGGGAGGTGTATATCGAACCTGGCAAGcagagtgtgtttttgcatttcaccTCTGTTGTTCCTGCAAAGTTCTCAGCTCAGCTCTGTGTCCTTAATAAGAGCGAATGTACACTCATTGGGCAGGTCCATTCAGTGACAATG TCAGGAAATACGACTATCATGAGGATGAATGTGCCTCTTCACTCTCTTGCTGAGAAGCCGTGCGTGAAG GTGTGGCAGTCAGATCCTGCTCTTCTTGGTGGAAGAATTCTGTGCCCAGACT ACACGCACAACCGATGTGGCATGTATGCTGTGGCAGCTTTAATATTTGTGGTTATTGTTGCTTTACTGGGAGTTTTCATTCACCGTCTCACCAGGAGTGGAGCTACAG GTTGGCTCTGTATCCAGGAGCCAGTGTTGCTGGTGGGCTCATCAGAGCAGTCAGCTCATGTCTCTGCCATGTGTGCATTAGCCTCAATCCTGCAGGGAGAGCTAAATGCTGTAGTGCACATGGCTTTGTGGGCCCAAAGCTCACAAACACAGACTGGGACTGGAGTGGCAGACCTGGGTCCACTTCCCTGGCTGTACGGGCAGTGGGAAACAGTGCGTAAGGCACAAGGAAAAGTGCTGATTGTTTGGAGTCCCGAAGCTAACAGGGTCTATGAaaagcagagggaggagagggcaAGCAGTGATAAGACTGAGAGACAAGTGGAAGATTATAACAAAGCAGAGGTGAGACATGAAAAAATGAGAGTAGAGATGGAAGAAGATATGAACCTAAATGGACGAAAAGTGGGTaaatgcaaaaaacagaaagcttCAAGGACAAGAGATAGTTTTAAATTATATGATGATAAAAATTGGCATGCCCATAGAGAGCCCTCCACAGTAATAGCACCAGTGTTTACAGCTGCTCTGGCTTGCCTAGAGGGGGCGCTGCAGGTGGGCAAATGTCAAGGAGTGGCCCTTGTTTACTTTCAGGGCCTTTGCCACACTAGGGACATCCCAAAGGCCTTCAGAGGCATCCCCCGGTACTGCTTACCAAAGGATTTCAGTGGTTTGATACAGGAGCTTGGAGGTATgagaagacagacaaaaactgGAAAATTCTGGTGCCACTGCTGGCCCAGACTCCTGCCTAAAGTGCTGTCAGTATGGCTTGCACGGCAGCTATCCCAAAGACTGCAAACACTGCTGCCTCAGACACAAGAGGAGAAAATGCAAGGGCCGAGTGTCACATCGTCAGTGAAAAAAACGTCAGATAAGACTCAGAGCAGGCTCAAGTTGCCACTGGCAGCCAACATGGCTGGGCCAGGAACTGTACAAGAGCACGAGCCTCTCCACGAGTTGCCATGGTGA